Proteins encoded together in one Geothermobacter hydrogeniphilus window:
- a CDS encoding TRAP transporter large permease: MTTAALFVLLLLCMLTGMPIAFALGLSSITTILLFSHDSLASIALKLFATQSEHYTLLAIPFFILSSTFLSTGGVANRIINFATDCVGWIRGGLAMASVLACMIFAAVSGSSPATVAAIGSIVITGMVKSGYPKEMAAGVITNAGTLGILIPPSIVMLVYAAATEQSAARLFMAGFLPGLMMGTLLMLVIYLVARVKGLPAQPWVGFKGILKSGGRASGGLMLIIIVLGSIYGGIASPTEAAAVSAVYAFFIAIFVYRDMGPLKGMVWRREGDSAGTVFARNLLLSIKAFPLSLFHKDTKKVLLDSAKVSIMLLFIIGNAMLFAHVLTTERIPHHIAEIIVSWGLPAWGFLIVVNLLLLAAGNFMEPSAIILIMAPILFPIAVRLGIDPIHLGVIMVVNMEIGMITPPVGLNLFVTAGITGENLVWVLRAALPWLMILLFFLALITYIPQISLWLPEYIDYLKGY; encoded by the coding sequence ATGACCACGGCGGCACTGTTTGTTCTTCTGCTCCTGTGCATGCTGACCGGCATGCCGATCGCATTTGCCCTGGGGCTGTCGAGCATCACGACAATCCTGCTCTTCTCACATGACTCGCTGGCTTCGATCGCTCTCAAGCTCTTCGCCACCCAGTCCGAACATTACACACTGCTGGCGATCCCCTTTTTCATCCTCTCGTCGACCTTCCTGTCGACCGGCGGAGTCGCCAACCGCATCATCAATTTTGCCACGGACTGCGTCGGCTGGATCCGCGGTGGACTGGCCATGGCGTCGGTTCTCGCCTGCATGATCTTCGCCGCCGTTTCCGGCTCGTCACCGGCCACCGTTGCCGCCATCGGCTCGATCGTCATCACCGGCATGGTCAAGTCGGGATATCCGAAGGAGATGGCCGCCGGGGTCATCACCAACGCCGGAACCCTCGGCATTCTGATTCCGCCTTCGATCGTCATGCTGGTCTACGCCGCCGCCACCGAGCAGTCCGCAGCGCGCCTGTTCATGGCGGGATTCCTGCCCGGTCTGATGATGGGCACCCTGCTGATGCTGGTCATCTACCTGGTCGCGCGGGTCAAGGGCCTGCCGGCGCAACCCTGGGTCGGATTCAAGGGCATTCTAAAATCGGGCGGCAGGGCCAGCGGCGGCCTGATGCTGATCATCATCGTGCTCGGTTCGATCTACGGCGGCATCGCCAGCCCGACCGAAGCCGCCGCCGTTTCCGCTGTTTACGCCTTCTTCATCGCCATCTTCGTCTACCGCGACATGGGGCCGCTCAAGGGAATGGTCTGGCGGCGTGAAGGAGATTCAGCCGGCACCGTCTTCGCCCGCAACCTGCTGCTGTCGATCAAGGCCTTTCCGCTGTCACTGTTTCACAAGGACACCAAGAAGGTCCTCCTCGACTCGGCCAAGGTTTCGATCATGCTGTTGTTCATCATCGGCAACGCCATGCTCTTCGCCCACGTGCTGACAACCGAGCGGATTCCGCACCACATCGCCGAGATCATCGTCAGCTGGGGCCTGCCCGCCTGGGGTTTCCTGATCGTGGTCAACCTGCTGCTGCTGGCGGCCGGTAACTTCATGGAGCCTTCGGCGATCATCCTGATCATGGCACCGATCCTCTTTCCGATCGCGGTCAGACTCGGCATCGACCCGATCCACCTCGGGGTCATCATGGTCGTCAACATGGAGATCGGCATGATCACCCCGCCGGTCGGACTCAACCTGTTCGTCACCGCCGGGATCACCGGAGAAAACCTGGTCTGGGTGCTTCGCGCCGCCCTGCCGTGGCTGATGATCCTGCTGTTCTTCCTGGCACTGATCACCTACATTCCGCAGATCTCACTCTGGCTGCCGGAATACATCGACTACCTCAAGGGGTACTGA
- a CDS encoding universal stress protein — translation MLPQYKNILVTTDLSPNSEHAFRHAVMLARHNDARIHLLHVVPEIDATVRSYVAAVMGEGKLEDFEAQHETRAQAAIHAEIDHFATTELTDHPEDLKRFAGSIVTHGPTVAKILQVADQIKADVIVMGTHGKGALEYTFLGSTAEKVLRKSKRPVFAIPLPN, via the coding sequence ATGCTGCCTCAATACAAGAACATTCTCGTGACCACTGATCTCAGTCCCAACTCGGAGCACGCGTTCCGCCACGCGGTGATGCTGGCCCGTCACAATGATGCCAGAATCCATCTGCTTCATGTCGTCCCCGAAATTGATGCGACGGTTCGCAGCTATGTTGCCGCGGTCATGGGGGAAGGAAAACTGGAAGACTTTGAAGCTCAGCATGAGACCAGGGCACAGGCCGCGATCCACGCTGAAATCGATCATTTTGCCACCACCGAACTGACCGATCATCCAGAGGATCTGAAACGTTTTGCCGGAAGCATCGTCACCCACGGCCCGACCGTCGCGAAAATCCTGCAGGTCGCCGATCAAATCAAGGCCGACGTTATCGTCATGGGAACACACGGTAAAGGGGCCCTTGAGTATACCTTTCTCGGCAGTACTGCGGAGAAGGTGCTGCGCAAGTCGAAACGGCCGGTCTTTGCCATTCCACTTCCGAACTGA
- a CDS encoding TAXI family TRAP transporter solute-binding subunit — protein MTIRRPFTVLAILFLLLLVPPQTGGAATTTLQFSGGPDGGTFQYFSNGIATRLSRLANNLEVNNLSSAGSVENIRRVNAGEADFGIAYAGDIFLAAKERLDKDPQNDLNVRVMAYLYGAPVHLVTLASSDIHQVKDLVGHRIAVGGTGSGAAAAAQRYFTARGLWTRMKIEFIGYSEAARALAGGRIDAMWILAGCPNASVTQLAARKKIRLLDTWETGVEKQLLQNYPFYDPVTIPAATYPELGRDIRTFQDAALWIVGSLVPSEIVHRALEDIFSPEGLSYMVKVKSTARAMSITGALTGVVTPLHPGAEKFWEERGLTQLPSSP, from the coding sequence ATGACCATTCGCCGGCCTTTTACGGTTCTGGCAATACTGTTCCTGCTCCTCCTGGTCCCTCCGCAGACCGGAGGAGCCGCGACAACAACACTCCAGTTCAGCGGCGGCCCCGACGGTGGAACCTTCCAGTACTTCTCCAACGGGATTGCCACCCGCCTCAGCCGTCTGGCCAACAACCTCGAAGTCAACAATCTTTCATCGGCCGGCTCCGTGGAAAACATTCGCCGTGTCAACGCCGGCGAAGCCGATTTCGGCATCGCTTATGCGGGTGACATTTTCCTGGCCGCAAAAGAGAGGCTCGACAAAGACCCCCAAAACGACCTCAACGTCCGGGTCATGGCCTACCTGTACGGAGCACCGGTCCACCTGGTCACTCTCGCGAGCAGTGACATTCACCAGGTCAAAGACCTTGTCGGGCACAGGATTGCTGTCGGGGGAACCGGTTCAGGCGCCGCGGCCGCCGCGCAACGCTACTTCACCGCACGAGGTCTCTGGACACGGATGAAGATTGAATTCATCGGATACAGCGAGGCGGCGCGAGCTCTGGCCGGCGGCCGGATAGACGCCATGTGGATCCTGGCCGGATGTCCCAATGCCAGCGTCACCCAACTCGCCGCCCGAAAAAAGATCCGCCTGCTGGACACCTGGGAAACCGGGGTCGAAAAACAGCTCCTGCAAAACTACCCCTTCTACGACCCGGTCACCATCCCGGCCGCCACCTACCCCGAGCTCGGCAGGGACATCAGGACTTTTCAGGATGCCGCTCTCTGGATTGTCGGCAGCCTGGTCCCGTCAGAAATCGTCCATCGCGCCCTGGAAGATATTTTCAGCCCTGAAGGATTGAGCTACATGGTCAAGGTCAAGAGTACCGCCCGGGCAATGTCCATCACCGGCGCACTGACAGGAGTCGTAACACCGCTTCATCCGGGAGCGGAAAAATTCTGGGAAGAAAGGGGACTGACTCAGCTCCCCTCGTCACCATAG
- a CDS encoding TRAP transporter substrate-binding protein, translating into MRRLTRKTIIRQLGLQPRRLFTLLVPLFLLAAITPAPAAQVTIKFSHVVATDTPKGQAALYFKRLVEQKSKGTIRVEVYPNASLYSDHEAIEALSLNVLQMAAPAFAKFTRFVPELQLFDLPFLFENTRHLHRVLDGNVGRALLRSVSKRGLVGLGFWDNGFKQLTANRPLVYPADAAGLKFRIMNSMVLARQFRALGAQPEVLPFAEVYGALQHKTIDGQENTLSNIYSKKFFEVQKDLSLTNHGYLGYLVVTNQLFWNQLTDRQKEIITSSLQEATAYIRGRAAELNRQSLKAIRFSGKTRIHDLTPEQRHAWQTRLRKIYPEFYDTIGRRLIEDTVAAEQ; encoded by the coding sequence ATGCGACGTTTGACCCGAAAAACCATCATCAGGCAGCTCGGCCTGCAACCCCGCCGCCTGTTCACGCTCCTGGTGCCTCTGTTCCTGCTGGCCGCCATTACGCCGGCTCCGGCCGCCCAGGTGACGATCAAGTTCAGCCACGTTGTTGCCACCGATACTCCGAAAGGGCAGGCCGCACTCTATTTCAAACGACTTGTCGAGCAGAAATCAAAGGGAACCATCAGGGTCGAGGTCTACCCCAACGCTTCTCTCTACAGCGACCACGAAGCCATCGAGGCGCTTTCCCTGAATGTCCTGCAGATGGCAGCTCCCGCATTTGCCAAGTTCACCCGGTTTGTCCCGGAACTGCAGCTGTTCGACCTGCCTTTTCTATTTGAAAACACCCGACACCTGCACCGGGTTCTCGACGGAAACGTCGGACGGGCCCTGCTCAGAAGTGTTTCCAAACGTGGCCTGGTCGGACTCGGATTCTGGGACAATGGCTTCAAACAACTGACGGCCAACCGCCCGCTGGTGTACCCTGCAGATGCCGCCGGCCTGAAATTCAGGATCATGAATTCCATGGTCCTGGCCAGACAATTCAGGGCTCTCGGAGCTCAACCGGAAGTCCTTCCCTTTGCCGAGGTCTACGGTGCCCTGCAGCACAAAACGATTGATGGGCAGGAAAACACCCTGTCCAACATCTACAGCAAAAAATTCTTTGAGGTCCAGAAGGATCTCAGTCTCACCAACCACGGCTATCTCGGCTACCTGGTGGTCACCAACCAGCTCTTCTGGAATCAGCTCACCGACCGACAGAAAGAAATTATCACCAGTTCGCTGCAGGAAGCCACCGCCTATATCCGTGGCAGGGCAGCCGAACTGAATCGGCAGAGCCTGAAAGCCATCAGGTTCTCCGGCAAAACCCGCATTCATGACCTGACCCCTGAACAGCGTCATGCCTGGCAGACCCGACTGCGGAAAATCTATCCCGAATTCTACGACACGATCGGCAGAAGGCTGATCGAAGACACGGTGGCGGCAGAACAATAA
- a CDS encoding TRAP transporter substrate-binding protein — MKKKLLLVSLFAAVAMVVTATASFAAPIVIKFSHVVAENTPKGQMANKFKQLVDERLAGKVVVEVFPNSQLFTDKKVLEAMLLGDVQIAAPSLSKFKKYTKSLQIFDLPFLFKNMDAVEKFQQGPYGQKLLRATEKKGLIGLGYLHNGLKQLSANSKLVVPADAARKKFRIMSSDVLAAQFEAVGALPIKKPFSEVFTLLQTKAIDGQENTWSNIYSKKFYEVQPYITESNHGVLDYLVVTSSEFWNGLPADIRTEVKKALDEAIAFGNKVAAEKAISDRQKIIDSGRCEVIELTDAQRQQWVDVMKPVWKKFEDQIGKEYIEAAVKAND; from the coding sequence ATGAAAAAGAAACTATTGCTGGTCAGTCTGTTTGCCGCGGTTGCCATGGTCGTTACGGCCACGGCATCGTTTGCCGCCCCGATCGTCATCAAATTCTCACACGTGGTCGCGGAAAACACCCCCAAGGGCCAGATGGCCAACAAGTTCAAGCAACTCGTCGATGAGCGGCTGGCCGGCAAGGTCGTGGTAGAGGTCTTCCCCAACTCGCAGCTCTTCACCGACAAGAAGGTCCTTGAGGCGATGCTGCTCGGCGACGTGCAGATTGCGGCCCCTTCCCTGTCGAAATTTAAGAAGTACACCAAGAGCCTGCAGATCTTCGACCTGCCGTTCCTGTTCAAGAACATGGACGCGGTGGAAAAATTCCAGCAGGGCCCCTACGGACAGAAGCTGCTCCGGGCCACGGAGAAAAAGGGGCTGATCGGCCTCGGCTACCTGCACAACGGCCTCAAACAGCTCTCGGCCAACTCCAAGCTGGTTGTTCCTGCCGATGCCGCCAGGAAAAAATTCCGCATCATGAGTTCCGACGTCCTCGCCGCGCAGTTTGAAGCGGTGGGCGCCCTGCCGATCAAAAAACCCTTCTCCGAAGTCTTCACCCTGCTGCAGACCAAGGCGATCGACGGCCAGGAGAATACCTGGTCGAATATCTACTCCAAGAAGTTCTACGAAGTGCAGCCCTACATCACCGAGTCAAACCACGGCGTCCTCGACTACCTGGTCGTGACCTCGTCCGAATTCTGGAACGGCCTGCCCGCCGATATCCGCACCGAAGTCAAGAAAGCCCTCGACGAAGCCATCGCTTTCGGCAACAAGGTCGCTGCCGAGAAGGCGATTTCCGACCGCCAGAAGATCATCGACTCCGGCCGGTGTGAAGTCATCGAGCTGACCGACGCCCAGCGGCAGCAGTGGGTTGACGTGATGAAACCGGTCTGGAAGAAGTTCGAAGACCAGATCGGCAAGGAATACATCGAAGCCGCTGTCAAAGCGAACGACTAA
- a CDS encoding TRAP transporter small permease — protein MLNRIINSLEEGIICILLAAMTLEVFIEVVMRYGFGTGVMWGEELTLHLSAWMVLFGVSYGLKVGSHIGVDALVKILPPLARKIVGGVAICACLFYCALFIEGAWVYLHKVYSIGLELDDMPIPKWIAHSILLIGMVMIAWRLLQLLWGIFTGKNEGFVLTDEAKESMRLAKETAQAAGTGGESK, from the coding sequence ATGTTGAACAGGATAATAAACAGCCTCGAAGAAGGGATCATCTGCATTCTTCTGGCCGCCATGACTCTTGAAGTCTTCATCGAGGTCGTCATGCGCTACGGCTTCGGAACCGGGGTCATGTGGGGAGAGGAACTGACCCTGCACCTCTCGGCCTGGATGGTCCTCTTCGGCGTCTCGTACGGCCTCAAGGTCGGCTCGCACATCGGTGTTGACGCCCTGGTCAAAATCCTCCCCCCTCTGGCACGCAAGATCGTCGGCGGGGTGGCGATCTGTGCCTGCCTTTTCTACTGCGCTCTCTTCATCGAGGGAGCCTGGGTCTACCTGCACAAGGTCTACAGTATCGGTCTCGAACTCGACGACATGCCGATCCCCAAATGGATCGCCCACAGCATCCTGCTGATCGGCATGGTGATGATCGCCTGGCGTCTGCTGCAGCTGTTGTGGGGAATTTTTACCGGCAAAAATGAAGGATTCGTCCTCACCGACGAGGCCAAGGAAAGCATGCGTCTGGCGAAAGAAACCGCCCAGGCGGCAGGTACGGGAGGTGAATCCAAATGA